From the genome of Vicia villosa cultivar HV-30 ecotype Madison, WI linkage group LG2, Vvil1.0, whole genome shotgun sequence, one region includes:
- the LOC131651721 gene encoding putative pentatricopeptide repeat-containing protein At1g26500 produces MMFLRRATALLLTNNLTVQPLRRHFSNPISPVNQQDLLRVCTILYQQQNSPESRLHSKLASSNFQLTHEFFLQVCNNFPYSWRPVYRFFLFTQLQKNPTFTHSSVSFNKMLDVVSKSRNIDLFWNLLNEAAIRRLANDKTFVIALKTLGGARELKKCVEFFHLMNCNGCGYSVERLNKVVDEMCRVKLVEEAKFVVFKMKDWIKPDGVSYKHLISGFCEKGDLIEASKIWNLMVDEGFVPDVDAVEKFMETFFKVNQFGEALKLFETMRLKRMDELGVSTYRLVIKWLCKKGMMNRAHEVFDEMCERGIRVDSLTLGYVVYGLLAKHRVREAYQVVEKIDVVDISVYHGLIKGLLKLRRASEATQVFREMIKRGCEPNMHTYIMLLQGHLGRRGRKGSDPLVNFDTIFVGGLVKVGHSKEAMKYVERVMDRGMEVPRFDYNKFLHYFSNEEGAVMFEDVAKKLREVGLVDLADILERYGQKMATRDRRRNRFPIIEDTKQDM; encoded by the coding sequence ATGATGTTTCTCCGACGAGCCACCGCACTTTTATTGACAAACAACCTCACCGTACAACCCCTCCGCCGCCACTTCTCAAACCCCATTTCACCGGTAAACCAACAAGATCTCCTCCGAGTCTGCACCATTCTCTACCAACAGCAAAACTCGCCCGAGTCACGTCTCCACTCAAAACTCGCCTCTTCCAACTTCCAACTCACCCACGAATTCTTCCTCCAAGTCTGCAACAATTTCCCTTACTCATGGCGACCCGTTTACCGTTTCTTCCTTTTCACGCAACTACAAAAAAACCCAACTTTCACTCACTCCTCTGTTTCCTTCAACAAAATGCTCGATGTTGTTTCCAAGTCTCGCAACATTGATCTCTTCTGGAACCTTCTTAACGAAGCGGCGATTCGTCGTTTGGCTAATGATAAGACCTTTGTGATTGCTTTGAAGACCCTTGGTGGTGCTAGAGAGTTGAAAAAGTGTGTGGAGTTTTTCCACTTGATGAATTGTAATGGGTGTGGTTATAGTGTTGAGAGATTGAATAAAGTTGTTGATGAAATGTGTAGGGTTAAGCTTGTTGAGGAAGCAAAGTTTGTTGTTTTCAAGATGAAGGATTGGATTAAACCTGATGGGGTTAGTTATAAGCATTTGATTAGTGGGTTTTGTGAAAAGGGTGATTTGATTGAAGCTTCTAAGATTTGGAATTTGATGGTGGATGAAGGTTTTGTTCCTGATGTTGACGCGGTTGAGAAATTTATGGAGACGTTTTTTAAGGTTAATCAATTCGGCGAGGCTTTGAAGCTGTTTGAAACGATGAGGTTGAAGAGAATGGATGAACTTGGTGTTTCGACTTATAGGCTTGTGATTAAGTGGTTGTGTAAAAAAGGGATGATGAATCGTGCTCATGaagtgtttgatgaaatgtgCGAGAGAGGTATTCGGGTTGATAGTTTGACGTTGGGATATGTTGTTTATGGGCTTCTAGCAAAACATAGAGTTAGAGAGGCTTATCAAGTTGTGGAGAAGATTGATGTTGTGGATATAAGTGTTTATCATGGATTAATAAAAGGGCTTTTGAAGTTGAGAAGAGCAAGTGAAGCGACTCAAGTGTTTAGGGAGATGATAAAGAGAGGGTGCGAACCGAATATGCATACTTATATAATGTTGCTGCAGGGTCATTTGGGGAGGAGAGGGAGGAAAGGGAGTGATCCTCTTGTGAATTTTGATACTATTTTTGTTGGTGGTTTGGTGAAAGTTGGACATTCGAAGGAAGCTATGAAGTATGTGGAGAGGGTGATGGATAGAGGGATGGAGGTGCCGAGATTTGATTATAACAAGTTTTTGCATTACTTTTCAAATGAGGAAGGTGCGGTAATGTTTGAGGATGTAGCGAAAAAGTTGAGGGAAGTAGGGTTAGTTGATTTGGCAGACATATTGGAGAGATATGGACAGAAGATGGCAACTAGAGATAGGAGGAGGAATAGATTTCCAATAATCGAAGATACTAAACAGGACATGTAA